Proteins found in one Deltaproteobacteria bacterium genomic segment:
- a CDS encoding SOS response-associated peptidase — MCGRFTLTTDGSQIEERFSFRMANFPLTPHYNIAPSQPALSVMSDGKEHRAGFLRWGLIPSWAKDEAIGSRMINARAETLAEKPSFKRALQKRRCLVIADGFYEWRAAGKKKTPMFIALKSHQPFGFAGLWETWTSPKDETIHSCTIITTTPNSLMATIHNRMPVILPRTGEALWLDRSVDGPQKLLPLLVPYVDTEMVAYEVSQLVNSPRNDLPACIEPVR, encoded by the coding sequence ATGTGCGGACGATTTACTCTCACAACCGACGGCAGCCAGATAGAAGAGCGATTTTCCTTTCGCATGGCCAACTTTCCGTTGACGCCTCACTACAATATCGCCCCTTCGCAGCCCGCCCTTAGTGTGATGAGCGATGGAAAAGAGCATCGTGCGGGCTTCCTCCGTTGGGGGTTGATTCCCTCATGGGCAAAGGACGAAGCCATCGGAAGTCGTATGATCAATGCGCGTGCTGAAACATTAGCCGAGAAACCGAGCTTTAAGCGCGCGTTGCAAAAGCGTCGCTGCCTGGTCATTGCCGATGGTTTCTATGAATGGAGAGCTGCAGGAAAGAAAAAAACGCCGATGTTTATTGCGTTGAAATCACACCAGCCGTTTGGTTTCGCGGGATTGTGGGAAACCTGGACGTCACCAAAAGATGAAACGATCCACTCGTGTACGATCATTACCACTACCCCGAACTCCCTGATGGCAACGATTCACAACCGCATGCCGGTGATCTTACCGCGTACGGGAGAAGCGTTGTGGCTCGACCGCTCGGTTGATGGTCCGCAAAAGCTGTTGCCATTGTTGGTGCCATATGTTGACACAGAGATGGTCGCCTACGAAGTTTCACAACTCGTGAACTCGCCACGAAACGATCTGCCGGCTTGTATTGAGCCAGTGCGATAA
- a CDS encoding aldo/keto reductase, producing MQYRTLGRTGLEVSTISMGTWKSFDVRGPKEVERVHSLVTEALRCGVNLFDTAPMYGTAEDVLGEVLKGRRKSVVVATKVLAYDQCSARKLIEQSFRKLQVDVVDLMQIHNMSAWQEVTPILEEYQAKGRIRFLGITDYRTSMFPEMMQAMRTEKFDTIQIPYNLGDREAEKEIIPLARQLNLGVLVMTPIAPIFDRNKLLQPLERQDLSFLSRYGVATPGQALLKYALANPDVTSLLPATSRLERVTENAQSADGPVLSHDVRRRLEGMLS from the coding sequence ATGCAATATCGAACCCTGGGCCGGACTGGCCTTGAAGTCAGCACGATCAGCATGGGCACGTGGAAGTCGTTTGATGTCCGCGGCCCGAAAGAGGTCGAACGTGTCCATTCACTAGTGACTGAAGCACTGCGCTGTGGCGTCAATCTTTTTGATACTGCCCCTATGTACGGGACCGCCGAAGATGTCCTTGGTGAAGTGCTCAAAGGGCGGCGCAAAAGTGTCGTCGTCGCCACCAAAGTCCTCGCCTATGATCAATGTTCAGCACGCAAATTGATCGAACAATCGTTCCGTAAGCTCCAGGTCGACGTCGTTGACCTGATGCAGATTCACAACATGTCAGCCTGGCAAGAGGTCACCCCAATCCTCGAAGAATACCAAGCGAAAGGACGTATTCGCTTCCTCGGTATCACTGACTATCGCACCAGTATGTTTCCTGAGATGATGCAGGCGATGCGCACCGAGAAGTTTGACACCATTCAGATTCCCTACAATCTCGGTGATCGGGAAGCAGAAAAAGAGATTATCCCGCTGGCGAGGCAACTCAACCTCGGCGTACTCGTCATGACGCCAATCGCCCCCATCTTTGACCGCAACAAATTGTTACAGCCGTTGGAACGTCAGGACCTCTCCTTTCTCAGCCGTTATGGAGTCGCCACTCCAGGCCAGGCCCTATTAAAGTACGCCCTGGCGAATCCAGACGTCACCTCTCTGCTCCCTGCCACCTCCCGTCTTGAACGGGTCACAGAAAACGCGCAAAGTGCTGATGGGCCGGTATTGTCTCACGACGTACGCCGTCGCTTAGAAGGGATGCTGTCATGA
- a CDS encoding amidase yields MAQTSAQLAYLSLAEVSNLLAKRELSPVEVTQAMLDRITALDSRLHSYYTVFSAEALRAAREAEAQIKAGKYLGPMHGVPVAIKDIYESGPTTCGSKLRKDYVAKDDCTSVKKLKQAGSIVLGKLATYEFALGLPTLASHFQPARNPWNTDIDPGGSSSGSGAAVAAGLAYGAMGSDTGGSIRWPAFCCSIVGMKATYGRVSRAGVFPLSWNLDHTGPMTRTVRDCALMLQACAGYDPLDPASANEPVPDYSAKLGHDIKGMRIGIPRNLFMANCDKEILASFEKAVTQMSTLGAKVTDVESISFGDLWAFFWPTLAADAAAYHLEDMKKRPNDYNPDLRLTLAMGSLVSATGYLQAQRVRDQLRREMLKQLEAIDLFMLPTTGFLPGRIRAQPAEGMFISEENFSIYTPIFNVTGFPALSVPCGFSASGLPIGFQLAGKPFDETTVFQAGYAYEQAAGWYKQHPAL; encoded by the coding sequence ATGGCACAAACATCTGCCCAATTGGCCTATCTCTCGCTAGCTGAGGTTTCCAACTTGCTGGCGAAACGCGAACTCTCGCCGGTCGAAGTGACGCAAGCCATGCTCGACCGCATCACCGCCCTCGATTCGCGCTTGCACTCCTACTACACCGTGTTCTCTGCCGAAGCTCTCCGCGCGGCGCGTGAAGCTGAAGCGCAAATCAAAGCCGGAAAGTACCTCGGTCCCATGCACGGCGTGCCGGTCGCCATCAAAGACATCTATGAATCTGGCCCAACCACCTGCGGCTCGAAACTACGCAAAGACTATGTCGCCAAAGACGACTGCACGTCCGTCAAAAAACTCAAACAAGCGGGTAGCATTGTGCTCGGGAAACTGGCGACCTACGAATTTGCGCTTGGGTTACCGACCTTAGCCTCACATTTCCAGCCTGCACGTAATCCGTGGAATACCGACATCGATCCAGGTGGTTCGAGCAGTGGCTCAGGAGCAGCGGTTGCCGCAGGGCTCGCATATGGTGCGATGGGCAGTGACACAGGCGGATCGATTCGCTGGCCAGCGTTTTGTTGTAGCATTGTCGGTATGAAGGCGACGTATGGTCGTGTCAGTCGCGCCGGAGTATTTCCGCTGTCGTGGAACTTGGATCACACTGGACCGATGACACGAACAGTGAGGGACTGTGCTTTGATGTTACAAGCTTGTGCTGGTTATGATCCGCTTGACCCGGCATCGGCTAATGAACCAGTGCCAGACTACAGTGCGAAACTCGGCCACGACATCAAAGGCATGCGCATCGGCATTCCGCGCAACTTGTTCATGGCTAATTGTGATAAGGAAATTTTGGCCTCCTTCGAAAAAGCCGTGACGCAGATGTCGACACTGGGCGCGAAAGTGACAGATGTGGAGTCAATTTCGTTCGGCGATCTCTGGGCATTCTTCTGGCCGACGCTGGCAGCGGATGCGGCGGCGTACCACCTGGAAGACATGAAGAAACGGCCCAACGATTACAACCCAGATTTGCGTTTGACATTAGCTATGGGCTCGTTAGTCAGCGCCACCGGCTATTTACAAGCGCAACGTGTACGCGATCAGTTGCGTCGCGAAATGCTCAAGCAGTTAGAAGCGATCGATCTCTTCATGTTACCGACAACCGGATTTTTACCGGGACGGATTCGTGCGCAGCCAGCCGAAGGGATGTTTATCTCTGAGGAGAACTTCTCGATCTATACGCCGATTTTCAATGTCACCGGTTTCCCTGCACTGTCAGTGCCGTGCGGGTTTAGTGCCAGTGGCTTGCCGATTGGTTTTCAACTGGCTGGGAAACCATTTGATGAGACGACCGTGTTTCAGGCTGGATATGCGTATGAGCAAGCGGCGGGGTGGTATAAGCAGCATCCAGCCCTTTGA
- a CDS encoding carbohydrate binding family 9 domain-containing protein: MRSVFIRTLIAAVLVCAGTMPLYASTSDPPEVRVTYTEAQITIDGALDEPPWQQAEVTDSLRQREPTEGAPASERTEVRVLYSRARLYIGVICFDSQPEAIVTSRYDRDADLGADDRISVLFDTFLDRRNAFAFQVNSAGARFDWIITDEGQDRNLDWNGIWYARTRRSAQGWTAEIAIPFQTLSFVTGQTEWGFNIQRIIKRRNEEVVWSGYRQNLDFSRVSVAGRLRGLERIDPGIGLDVSPFITTAVKRGATVLKPGLDAFYNITPSLTLSLTANTDFAETEIDESQVNLTRFPLFFPEKRQFFLEDAGNFAVNDLTSTSGPLVIIPFFSRRIGIADDGKQVDLLGGAKLSGRIGDYRVGLLNVQTEKRRPIADENFTVMRVKRDIGEKSSIGFIATRRDPSRGTASGLVGGDFLYSTSRFLREKNLTFSGFFLKSYIPGTTKNLAWGNQVNLPNDTWTIFGSYREVQKQFDATMGFVPRKGIRRFGWYLEAAPRPKRWRTRQIACAFDGNYLANPDSGQLLTRNVNFSCDWRFESGDSFNFRTQETFERLVEPFTISDGVVIPAGGYAFRRHRAIFRSADKRPFSVRLSYEWGDFYRGKRDEWQARLDFRPGPALFLSAEYQQNDIRLPEGNFVVRLLRMRLSLALNPDVSWFNFVQYDTVSEVLGLNSRFRWIIEPGNEVFLVYNHNWRGAGGDLRPILREGRIKVRYTYRF, encoded by the coding sequence ATGCGTTCTGTGTTTATCCGAACCCTCATCGCGGCAGTGCTTGTCTGTGCTGGGACGATGCCGCTATACGCTTCCACTAGTGATCCACCCGAAGTGCGCGTGACGTATACCGAAGCCCAGATTACGATTGATGGTGCTCTCGATGAGCCCCCCTGGCAGCAAGCTGAGGTCACTGATTCGCTACGACAACGAGAACCGACCGAAGGCGCTCCAGCCTCCGAGCGTACTGAGGTGCGGGTGCTGTACTCGCGTGCGCGCCTCTACATTGGTGTGATCTGTTTCGACTCCCAACCCGAGGCAATCGTCACCTCGCGCTATGATCGTGATGCCGACCTTGGCGCTGATGACCGTATCTCGGTGTTGTTCGACACGTTTCTCGATCGTCGTAACGCTTTTGCATTTCAAGTCAATTCTGCTGGTGCACGGTTCGATTGGATCATTACTGATGAAGGGCAAGACCGTAATCTCGATTGGAATGGTATTTGGTATGCGCGGACGCGGCGTTCTGCGCAGGGATGGACTGCAGAGATCGCGATTCCGTTTCAGACGCTGAGTTTCGTGACCGGGCAAACCGAGTGGGGGTTCAATATCCAGCGGATTATCAAGCGACGCAACGAAGAGGTCGTGTGGAGTGGGTATCGACAGAACCTCGACTTTTCCCGTGTCTCGGTGGCTGGACGACTCAGAGGGTTGGAAAGGATCGATCCTGGTATCGGCTTGGACGTCTCGCCGTTTATCACCACGGCGGTCAAGCGCGGTGCCACAGTGCTGAAACCTGGGCTTGACGCATTTTATAATATCACTCCGAGTTTGACGCTGAGCCTGACGGCGAACACGGATTTTGCCGAGACCGAGATTGATGAGTCGCAAGTCAATCTAACGCGATTTCCGCTTTTCTTCCCCGAGAAACGGCAATTCTTTTTAGAAGATGCGGGGAATTTTGCGGTGAACGATTTGACCTCGACATCAGGACCGTTGGTCATAATCCCGTTTTTCAGTCGCCGCATCGGCATCGCCGATGACGGTAAGCAAGTCGATCTCCTTGGTGGTGCAAAGCTGAGTGGTCGGATTGGTGACTATCGTGTTGGTTTACTCAACGTGCAGACCGAGAAACGCCGCCCGATTGCTGACGAGAATTTCACTGTCATGCGTGTCAAGCGCGACATCGGAGAGAAATCTTCGATTGGCTTTATTGCCACACGCCGCGATCCCTCGCGGGGCACCGCTAGCGGGCTTGTCGGTGGAGATTTTCTCTACAGTACCTCGCGGTTTTTGCGTGAGAAAAATCTCACCTTCTCTGGGTTTTTTTTGAAAAGCTATATTCCTGGCACGACAAAGAACCTTGCCTGGGGGAATCAGGTCAATTTGCCGAACGACACGTGGACGATCTTCGGCTCGTATCGCGAGGTACAGAAGCAGTTCGACGCAACGATGGGATTCGTCCCGCGTAAAGGTATTCGTCGCTTTGGCTGGTATCTTGAAGCCGCTCCACGTCCCAAGCGCTGGAGAACGCGGCAAATTGCCTGTGCGTTTGACGGCAACTATTTGGCCAATCCTGATTCTGGCCAATTGCTCACCCGTAATGTCAATTTTTCTTGCGATTGGCGGTTTGAAAGCGGCGATTCTTTCAATTTTCGTACCCAGGAGACTTTTGAACGACTTGTCGAACCCTTCACCATCAGTGATGGAGTCGTGATCCCTGCGGGAGGGTATGCATTTCGTCGCCACCGGGCCATCTTTCGCAGTGCGGATAAGCGCCCGTTCTCGGTGCGCTTGAGTTATGAGTGGGGAGATTTCTACCGTGGCAAACGCGACGAGTGGCAAGCGCGGTTAGATTTCCGCCCCGGACCTGCGCTCTTTCTCAGTGCAGAATACCAGCAGAACGACATCCGCTTACCGGAAGGAAATTTCGTTGTTCGTTTGCTACGGATGCGATTGAGCCTGGCTTTGAATCCTGATGTGTCCTGGTTCAATTTCGTGCAGTATGACACGGTGTCCGAAGTGTTAGGGCTGAACTCGCGCTTTCGCTGGATCATCGAGCCTGGGAACGAAGTTTTTCTGGTCTATAACCACAACTGGCGTGGTGCTGGAGGGGACTTGCGACCAATCCTGCGTGAAGGGCGAATTAAGGTGCGGTATACGTATCGTTTCTAA
- a CDS encoding carboxymuconolactone decarboxylase family protein, giving the protein MARVPYLDRDQLPEMERDIFDNLLAQRGSIGNIFRTVAHSPLLLRRMLYFSDGLRNRTRLDPRLRELAILTVGRLTNAEYEYVHHQRLAKSVGVRQEQLDRLAAWETDPTFNEQERAVIRYATEVTQNVKVADATFDALRQFLDNEQIVELTLNTGFYNMVVRFLVPMQVELEPDARKH; this is encoded by the coding sequence ATGGCTCGTGTACCATATCTCGATCGTGATCAATTGCCCGAAATGGAGCGTGACATCTTCGATAATCTCCTCGCGCAACGCGGGAGTATCGGCAACATCTTTCGCACTGTCGCGCATAGTCCGCTGTTACTGCGGCGGATGTTGTATTTCAGTGATGGCTTGCGCAATCGCACGCGTCTGGATCCTCGACTACGCGAGTTAGCTATTCTTACCGTTGGTCGCCTGACCAATGCTGAGTACGAATATGTGCATCATCAACGGCTGGCAAAGAGTGTGGGGGTACGACAAGAGCAACTCGACCGCTTAGCGGCATGGGAAACAGATCCGACATTCAATGAACAAGAACGTGCCGTAATTCGCTACGCGACCGAAGTGACACAAAATGTGAAAGTTGCCGACGCTACGTTTGATGCGTTACGTCAGTTTCTGGATAACGAACAAATCGTTGAGCTGACACTCAACACCGGCTTCTACAATATGGTCGTACGCTTTCTGGTGCCGATGCAGGTGGAACTGGAACCGGACGCGAGAAAACATTAG
- a CDS encoding MmgE/PrpD family protein: protein MNLTEQLCHIITATTFETLPTTVVDVAKRIILDGIAVAVAGAGEDGPRILADHLKSQGAKDVATVLGQGFKTSPVSAAYVNGVSMHVLDYEPMWSPPTHATSPTLPAVLALAESTKANGQGVIAAFVKGCEIQGRIRLASQQNAPGHLKYHPPGIVGVMGSAVASAHLLGLDTQQLRNALGIAASRAGGLMANVGTMTKATHCGWAGSAGLDAALLAQRGFTGNTEIFEAANGFTDVFFGNTFDVPALLAFGRPYRLVDPGFAIKMFPSQYATHFAITAALAVRPQVGNPSRIRAVHITMPVMPYVNRPAPRTGLDGKFSFQYTTAVALLDGEVTVGSFSDGRRFRADMAALLPTITVIQSPEIPDVMEKMWVDVTVALVDGRQETATCRGPKGFWGTPLSREEHLVKVRDCLATRLDPSAVARCIELVENLQSLDTNGVHELISLAGCFSC, encoded by the coding sequence ATGAACCTCACCGAACAACTTTGTCACATCATCACTGCAACAACATTCGAGACCCTCCCTACCACGGTCGTCGATGTCGCGAAACGAATTATCCTTGACGGGATTGCCGTTGCCGTTGCGGGAGCAGGTGAAGACGGGCCGCGCATTCTTGCTGACCACCTCAAAAGCCAGGGAGCGAAAGACGTCGCCACTGTGCTGGGCCAAGGGTTCAAGACCTCGCCGGTGTCAGCAGCGTATGTGAACGGCGTGTCGATGCACGTGCTCGACTACGAGCCAATGTGGAGTCCGCCAACGCATGCGACTTCTCCAACCCTACCGGCAGTCTTAGCTCTTGCTGAAAGCACGAAAGCAAATGGACAAGGAGTCATTGCCGCCTTCGTCAAAGGCTGCGAGATCCAGGGACGCATTCGCCTCGCCTCACAGCAGAATGCACCGGGTCACTTAAAGTATCATCCACCAGGCATTGTCGGAGTCATGGGCTCAGCCGTCGCTTCAGCGCATCTTCTCGGGCTCGACACACAACAACTTCGTAACGCTCTTGGTATTGCGGCCTCTCGTGCCGGGGGTTTAATGGCGAATGTCGGCACCATGACCAAAGCAACGCATTGTGGCTGGGCCGGATCCGCCGGACTTGATGCGGCGCTATTGGCGCAACGTGGATTTACCGGGAATACAGAGATCTTTGAGGCTGCCAACGGTTTTACGGATGTGTTCTTTGGCAACACCTTTGATGTTCCAGCGCTACTCGCCTTTGGGCGTCCGTATCGCTTGGTTGATCCGGGATTCGCGATCAAGATGTTCCCAAGTCAGTATGCCACACATTTTGCCATTACGGCTGCGCTTGCAGTTCGCCCGCAGGTCGGCAACCCTTCGCGCATTCGTGCTGTCCACATCACAATGCCGGTGATGCCGTACGTGAATCGCCCTGCGCCTCGCACCGGGCTCGATGGCAAATTTAGCTTTCAATACACCACTGCTGTAGCGTTACTTGATGGTGAGGTCACCGTGGGTTCTTTCTCTGACGGACGTCGCTTTCGTGCCGATATGGCCGCATTGCTCCCCACCATTACGGTTATTCAGTCTCCCGAGATTCCTGATGTCATGGAGAAGATGTGGGTGGATGTGACCGTTGCGCTGGTAGATGGACGCCAAGAGACCGCCACATGCCGTGGACCAAAAGGCTTCTGGGGAACTCCGCTCTCTCGCGAGGAACATTTAGTGAAAGTACGTGACTGTCTAGCAACGCGCCTCGACCCTAGTGCCGTTGCGCGTTGTATTGAGTTGGTCGAAAATCTACAGAGTCTTGACACAAACGGAGTTCACGAATTAATTTCGCTGGCAGGCTGCTTTAGCTGCTGA
- a CDS encoding glutathione S-transferase family protein produces MIELYDLVGAYNLRFSPFCWRSKAVLAYKKIPYTTVPIRFSDKAKLAFSGQDRVPVIKDDGKSISDSWTIAEYLEETRPDPKIFPGLGLKEACRFFNLYVDRTVHTALFPVVVTDIFECVDPIDRDYFRKSREERLGMKLETAAAKRPEFRARMRAVIGDLNLAIAGQDYFFGTMSYADLCLFGSFKWITSVSREPFLEATPSLKNWFQRMEKQLAI; encoded by the coding sequence ATGATTGAACTCTACGATCTCGTAGGTGCCTATAATCTTCGTTTCAGTCCGTTTTGTTGGCGCAGCAAGGCTGTCCTGGCCTACAAAAAAATCCCCTATACGACCGTGCCGATCCGTTTCTCTGACAAAGCCAAACTGGCCTTCTCCGGACAAGATCGAGTGCCGGTGATCAAAGACGACGGCAAGAGCATCTCCGATTCGTGGACCATTGCGGAGTATCTTGAGGAAACGCGACCAGACCCGAAAATCTTCCCTGGCCTCGGCTTGAAAGAGGCCTGTCGTTTCTTCAACCTCTATGTCGACCGCACGGTTCACACGGCGTTATTCCCGGTCGTCGTGACTGACATTTTCGAGTGCGTTGATCCGATCGATCGCGACTACTTTCGTAAGTCGCGTGAGGAGCGGCTCGGCATGAAACTGGAAACCGCCGCAGCCAAGCGTCCAGAATTTCGGGCACGGATGCGCGCCGTGATAGGAGATTTAAACCTCGCAATTGCCGGGCAAGACTATTTCTTCGGCACAATGAGTTATGCCGACCTCTGCCTGTTCGGTTCGTTCAAGTGGATCACCTCGGTCAGCCGCGAGCCGTTTCTTGAAGCAACACCGTCTCTGAAAAATTGGTTTCAACGGATGGAAAAACAGTTAGCAATCTAA